DNA from Etheostoma spectabile isolate EspeVRDwgs_2016 chromosome 23, UIUC_Espe_1.0, whole genome shotgun sequence:
CCTCTGGGGCTATGTGAGATAGTAGTACTCCATGGACTAATGTCTCTGCTCCCTCTTCCCGTCCCATCACCCCTCCTCCGAACCCCACgcctgtctctctgcagacaagagaagagaggaagatgGAGGCCATCCTGCAGGCCTTTGCCCGAATGGAGAAGAGGGAGAAACGTAGAGAGCAGGCACTGGAAAGAATCGGTAGCGTCAAGACAGAGGTTGGGGGCCGCAGTGACATAAAGGACGAGCATCCAGCCACACCAGAGATGGTTGATTCTCCAGTTGTCATGCAGGTGAGAGCatggaaacactttttttctttcattagaTTTtcaagagggagaaaaaaatactgCATATGAGTGATAAAGCACTTGTAAATGCTGGTGGGACATTGGTTTACATCAAACTATCAAGGAAAAAATGTGACGGGGGTTTATTTGTGGGCAAATCTTTACCTTTGCATCATTTTAATAGATATAAACACTGTCTTTCTCATAGCCACTTCTGGAGGTGAAAGAGGAGCCGGGATTAAAGCCGGCCAAGGTCAAAAGCTCGAGGAACAGGAAAAGTTTCTCAAGGAACCGCACGCATATCGGCCAACAGCGCCGGCGAGCTCGCACCATCAGCACCTGTTCTGACTTGGCCCCTGGCTCTCCGACTGAGTCTTTGGAGCCTCTGACCAATGAAGCCGCTGAAGGAGAGACGCCCACTGCACCAGAGCCGGAGTCCATCCCTGCCGAGGCACCAGACAGCAGCCCTCCACACAGCAGCTCACCTGCACCTGACAGAAACCGCAATGGGAGCAAGAACTTCAAAACTAAAAAGGTGCGTCCATAGCAATATTTCTGCATGGGTATCAGCAATGTCACCATTACTGAGCAGTTATGTGGTTGTTAGACACCTATACTTAGTTTTGTCTTGTATCAGGGTCTTGCAACTTTGCTTTTAAAATTGAGCTACttgtaaataaagaaacattttgatAGCTCATTTGTTTTGGCATGTGTACACCTCATATGTAAACATCATATTAAAACAATTTATTGTACGGGAAACCCTACAGATCTTCTTACACTCTTTTCAACAGCACTTTGTGAGTGAGTGGGTGGGAGAGAAGCAGCAGGACAGTGGTGCAGTGCGAACCCCAGAGCCGGCGCCAGAGCGACCGCTGAGAATAAGCAGTGACCCTGAAGTACTTGCCACACAGCTAAACGCCCTACCAGGCATGGCCTGCTCTCCACAAGTCTACAGCACGCCCAAACACTACGTCCGCTTCTCGTCCCCATTCCTGGCAAACCGCAGCCCTTCTACTCCTGGAGTCCCCACTGGGAGAAGGCGTTCCAGAGAACTGCCAGAAACACCGCCAACTACTGGCTCCTGCAAGAAGGTACAGAGTCCTGCTTTAGAAATATGCCCATTTGGCTTTGATGCCATTGTAGAAAATGGACATCCAGCCAGTTTTGGAACCTCATGTGGAACTGTCCTTAGATTAAAAATGATGAAGTTCTCCCAAATTCACACTGACTTTCCATCCATCATTAGCTGCAGTGTAACTGTGTAACTTGTGGCTTCCAAAGTTTCCTGCAATGACAAAGGAAATTTCACTATTCTCAAGACAGACAAAGTCTCTCAGTACTGAGCCGCTTCCATTGTTGAGTTACTGAATCTTTACTATTTCTTACAGCGATGGTTGAAGCAGGCTCTAGAGGAGGAGGGCTCCACCAGCCCAGCCAGACGACCGAGCCTCCTCATGCCCACTGAGGGTCCTCTCAGCCCGCTCGTTAATGGAGACTCTGACAGCCCTCTACCCTACAATGGTACCTGCTCACTACCAGGTAGATAGCCAGCACTCAGTCTGGTGTAACATTAATGTGTCTGACCACACAAAATGAGACAAATTCCAGgttgaaaacaaacatttaagacTCTAATACttgtagaagtagaaagtttTTTACACCATGTTGTACCAATACCTACATCAACATAAGAAGTGCAAAAACTATATTGGAAATTATTAGATGAATGTTCAGCTAAAGCACACGCCATATTTCTTCCTACAGAGTTGCCCACACCTCTGAAAAAGCGGCGCTTGAGTCCGTTAGATGCCTGTATGTCCGAGAGCTCAACCCCCTACGGCTCCCCTTGTGCCACGCCCACCAGGTCAGACCCATTGGAGACACCGACAACACCCATCTTACTGGCTACTCCTCCTCGTCCCCGAACCGAGGAGCCAAGTACAGAGCCCCTGTCCAGCACCCCAACACAGACACTTAATGCCCTTCAGGAGGTAAGGCTGTCCAAATGGAAATTCTGTGGAGATTGCAAATTTGTTTACATGAGAAAAAGAACTGGAGTGACTGAGTTTCTTGTTCTTGTTACACAGAGTGACTCTTCAGTGGAAAGCTCCCCAGATGTCAGCCGGAAACCCAGTGTGCAAGAGGTAAGTGATTCATCAGTAGAGATCATCATAAAAAAGACTTATCtagcaaatgtatttattttaagtaaTTGTAACAGGAAATTTCAACCATTTTTGAAAAGTTACTACCGAGGTTGTTgtgataaaacattttaaacttttatacAATACTAGTTTTAAAAAACCCAATACTCTATACCTGGTGATActacagcaaaaaggaaaaaaagtcctGTGCACACAAAATGTATTACAAACTTCACACAGTGCTGGTACAAAAAGTCCCTTTTTAGATGGCAGAAGGATACTTAACAGAAACAGTTTGTGTTTCTCAGACATTACAAGTTACACCTGAATGCACCAAATAGTCCCGTCCAAGCCTCATCCGCTTCACCGTCCGTTTGATTACATGTGGAAGGCAAAATGTTGTTACATGGTGACTTTAGGGAAGCTGGAGcattttccagttctgttgttttTCCCAGTCATCTCCGGCTGTGGCCATGGTTTCCTCGAAAAATTGCAACTGCAGGCCACCGGTAAGCCAACGCTGTCATTACATCAACAAGACAGAATATCGCAGTTCtcataatttatatatatttttttatcatatgAAAACTTTTACCAGTATTATTGTGAACAGTGATTATGGTATGGCACACCCTTAGTGGAGATAgtgtaaggttttaaatgcaaaTCTTTTATGACAGTCCCTTGACATTGATTCCTCCCTCTTTTCCTAGGCCGATCGCCCCCCTTCGTTGGTCTCCTCTCCCAGTGCCAGGGCTCCCAGTATAGATGGACTCCCGACAGAAGCCAAGTCATTTCCTGAGAGTCCACAGCCTCCAACTGCTGAGTCTGGGGACTGTGGAGAGGACAGGGCAGATGGTGTGGTTGTAGAAGGCAGTGAGGCTTCCTCATCTGCAGAAACGTGTGCTTCCTCTTTTCCTGGCTGGATAAAAAGCCCAGACAGAGGCCCGACTGGACCAGCTGGCCTGAACTTCTCTCCAGTAAATTCAAACTTAAGGGACCTCACCCCCTCTCACACCCTGGAGCCTTTGGTAGCTCCGTTCAGGCCTGAGGCTGCAGCTGGGGCTGCAGCAGGGTCCACCGCAGGAACAGTGTCATTGGTTGCCTCCCAGGCCCCCTTCAGTGAAGGCCAGGGGCAGCTCTTTTACCCCTGCTCTGAGGAGGGAAGTACCCTCGCCTTCTCACGCTCACTGAATGGGGATGGCTCTGGCGAAGGAGGAGGGTCAGCGCAGAACCccccacaaaagaaaaaggtGAGTGAGCAGTGCTAAACAGAATGTTTGTTAGCAGAGGATGCAATATATTGTTAGATAATCAAAAATAACTAATAGAATGGCTTTACTTAAGGTGATATTATTTGAAGTACTGTTACACTGACCGTACAGGTGTATGGGGCATAATTGTCTTGGCCTGTTTTCTGTCACATCCTTTCTTGACCATGTGGATTTAATGATCTCAAGAGATGCATTGGCTCACACTGCTCTTTGTGTGTTACTTTCCAAATGCTGCCCTCTACTGGTTTAACGCAAGAAATAGTCTTTGTTCATAAATGACGTTGAGGTTCTGCATCTTCCCAGGTTTCCCTGCTAGAATACAGGAAACGTCAGCGCGAAGCTCGTCGCAGCGGCTCCAAGACTGAGTGCAGCTCTCCTGTTTCCACCTTGCCACCTTTGACTGTGGACGCCTTCCCTGTTGCGCTAGAGACCACCAGTGAACCTCCTCTACCCCCTGTTCCTACTCCGCTCTGCAACACCACCACTGTAAAAGAACCCCAGACAAGTGAGGAGGCAGAGGCACctggagagaaaggggagaaagaaggaggagagggacagtGGTATGTGCTTTCAAATGTTGTtctacttaaaaaataaaaataagtaaaaattaGAAACCTTTGTTCTTAGTTGTCATTCATGTTAGCTTATCTAGTATGTACTGTGTTACTACTAGGAATTAGATTGTGATGATATCAATGTTTTATAGGACGTCGTCCACTTCTGTAGAGCAGGCCCGAGAACGCAGCTACCACAGAGCTCTGCTGCTCagcaaagacaaagacacaggTGAGAATAATAACTCTCAATCATCTgcattaaaggaatagtttgacagtttggggaaaatgcttattttctttcttgccGATAGTTAGATGAAAATAAATACCACTCTCAAATCTGTCTGTTTAATGTAAAGCTGTAGCCAGGAAATAGTtatcttagcataaagactgaaagcagTGGGAAGCAAccaggagttttttttaacattaacctttttaattttattattttgccCTCTTTTTAGATGGTGAGACAGAAGGTGGAGATACACCTGCACTGAGAGATTGCCCATCTCCAAGTCTTCAAAAGACCCCAACCCACACAGTAAGTCAACATTACCCACATGAAGAAGATCTGTCTCATCTCAGCAAGTTATCAACAAGTGTCTGACTCTTTCTCTCACTTCCCACACAGCCCTGCTCTCCTGGTCCTCTAGCCCCGGCTCCTAGTCGGCCAGCGAAGGAGGAAGACTCTGACAGTCAGCCTCGGACGCCAAATCCGACCAGCCAGCCACCGAGCAAGCCTGCAGCACCCAAGCCGGCTCCTTTGACCCCCACGAAGCTGCATCCCACCCCATTACCCTCCTCTCCTGTCCACTACCCTGGACCCTCACTACACTCTCCCAAACCTCAGCCCCAGGGCTCTCCCTACCGCAGCCAGAGGGCGCTGTTCTCTCCTCAGCCTCAGAACCAACCCCAGCAGCCCCAGGCTCAGACTGGCCCGGCTCCTTTCCCCCAGTATAACACACAGAGTgctccaccaccacctcctcctcctccaccagcaCCACCGGCCTCCACAGCATATTTTCCCAGCCAGAGCCCCTCACCTGCTGGACCTTTTCCTACCTTTAAACCTGCTGTCACACCCCCTTATCCTCCTGGTTCTCAGCCCTTGATGCAGACTATTCCCCACAGCATGCACTATCAGAGCTCAGCTGCTCCACCgccgcctcctcctccgccCCCACACCCAATGCCTGGCCCCACCCTGCTGCACGTCAACCTGCAGCCTCTTCCCATCCAGCAGCACCAACTCCTGCTGACCACCGCCCCTCCTCTACCTCCTCCCCCACAGAGCCAGAcctcccagcagcagcagcagcagcagcagcagcccccTGCTGGCAGCAACCTGCTGTCACTCAcccctcctccgcctcctcctccgcctccccCCGCCCCCTCGACTACCGCCCCAATGCAGCCCCATCATTTTCAGAACTTGGGGGCTTTTCAGCCGGCGTTGTTGCACCCAGGTGCCGCCACCAACCCTTCAGTGCCCCCATCAACGTACCCCCCAACCCTTCAGCAGACtggactgcctccacctcctcctcctcctccccaacagactcaacaaggCCAGGCCCAGGCCACTGCCTCCCAGATGCCTTCTGGGACTCGTGGAGCTCCTGCGTCCTCGACCCCCTTCCACAGCTCGGGGTACCTGAGCACAGGGTGGCACTGACCGCCCTCTCTGCTGTCGGCCCCCGGCAGCCCCTGAGAACTCGGCTTGAGAGGGGCGTGTATCATAAGCTGTAGATATGTTTTCTAAATACCTGAACACATGGCCAGTGGAAAAACAGCTGTTTGTGGGATAAATggatgctttttaaaaaataacatggacaGAAAAATCTAGAAAAAAGGACATTGAAATGATCTCCAAGACAAACTGTACGGATCTGAAGATGGACAATCTCCCCGGTGCTCATAGCCCTCTCTCTCTGGCCTCCGTTAGTTTTTATATATCCTTCATGTGATGGAGCGGAAAGATCTTGTTCTGTGTCTTGTTTGGACTCCCGTTGTAAGGCCCCGCACTTTTGTTTATCAATGGACATTCCAGCAaatattgccccccccccaccccccacccaccccccccccacccccccccccccccccaccccccccccccccccccccccccccccccccccgtcctcctcctctcctctccctttctttgTCACTTGTTCTTTTAATTCGAATTCTCTCGTCTGTTGCGGTCTCTACacaatttattgttttaatctAGTGGCTCATTATAGCAAAGATAAAGCTTTtgtatagagaaaaaaaacacaattattttttgtattcctctgtCTAACAACAAATATCTGTGCAGCGCTGCAGATTCAGAAAAGACCCATTTCTGGGAGCCTGCCTCACCACCTTGGGAGgttgcgcgcgcgtgtgtgtgcgtgtgtgtgctgttggtgtggtgcgtgtgtgggctgctgtgtgcgtgcgttgtgtgtgcgtgtgtgtgcgtgtgtgtgcgtgtgtgtgtgtgtgtgtgtgtgtgtgtgtgagaaagagtaTGTCTGCTTAAAGgaggaaagtgtgtgtgcgaTTTCTTGTGACGAGTGCTTGTAGTCTTCTGAGGTAGGCAAAGTGGTCTCGCCCACAGGTAGAACGTTAGCGGTTTATTTTTGAATATCAATGGTTATTTgtagaaaatgtaatttaatgtatAGGTGGTTACTCCAGCTTTCACCAGAAACAGGTTGTAAATAtttgcttcttttcttttctatgcTTGTACAATTTTGCTCCCATCCcatttttgaaatattgttgtaaatatgAACGCTCTTCTTTGCAAAGCTGAATGTTTATGTGACTGTAgcattacttttattttatttcccccccccctctctggacTTTtcaactttgtctttttttattgtgtgtgtgtgtgtgtgtgtgtatatgtttgtgtggaGGGAGAGACTCACAGACACTGCACTGGTTGGCTATTTTCATGGTTCATTATAATAAATCACTGTAATGACAGTTTTATACAACTTGTTGTGTCGTGTCTCTGGGGGAATTTGGGCTGCTTACGGCTTCTTTAAATTTCTGCTCAGCTTTCTGCCTTCAGGAAAGAAGACGGGAAACATACAAGGACGGAAAAAAGCTGCAGAGATTTACCTGTGTGATAACAGCATAATG
Protein-coding regions in this window:
- the kmt2e gene encoding inactive histone-lysine N-methyltransferase 2E isoform X11, whose product is MSIVIPVGVDTADTSYLDMAAGSDRPESVEASPVVVEKSSYPHQIYSSSSHHSHSYIGLPYADHNYGARPPPTPPASPPPSMLIRQGEGGLFVPGGQDEASRGTTLSTSEDGSYGADITRCICGFTHDDGYMICCDKCSAWQHIDCMGIDRQNIPETYLCERCQPRHLDRERAILLQTRKRECLSDGDTSATESGDEVPLELYSTFQHTPTTITLTTGRLGNKQTDKKRKKSGDKEPPASSARAKKAFREGSRKSSRVKGAAPEQEPTDHLSLWENKIKTWMERYEEASSNQYSEDVQVLLRVKEQGDGKSLAYNTHPASFKPPVESQVQKNKKILKAVRDLAPDSLIIEYRGKFMLRQQFEANGYFFKRPYPFVLFYSKFDGLEMCVDARSFGNEARFIRRSCTPNSEVRHVIEDGMLHLYIYSLRPITKGTEITIGFDYDYGSCKYKVDCACVKGNQECPVLKHNLEPTENLGSGGRRRGSRKDKETVREDQGQNQNMGLDGEGKSKSVGDGKQRKLSPLRLSISNNQANPAEQSHLPVGAASSWKGLIHKETREERKMEAILQAFARMEKREKRREQALERIGSVKTEVGGRSDIKDEHPATPEMVDSPVVMQPLLEVKEEPGLKPAKVKSSRNRKSFSRNRTHIGQQRRRARTISTCSDLAPGSPTESLEPLTNEAAEGETPTAPEPESIPAEAPDSSPPHSSSPAPDRNRNGSKNFKTKKIFLHSFQQHFVSEWVGEKQQDSGAVRTPEPAPERPLRISSDPEVLATQLNALPGMACSPQVYSTPKHYVRFSSPFLANRSPSTPGVPTGRRRSRELPETPPTTGSCKKRWLKQALEEEGSTSPARRPSLLMPTEGPLSPLVNGDSDSPLPYNGTCSLPELPTPLKKRRLSPLDACMSESSTPYGSPCATPTRSDPLETPTTPILLATPPRPRTEEPSTEPLSSTPTQTLNALQESDSSVESSPDVSRKPSVQESSPAVAMVSSKNCNCRPPADRPPSLVSSPSARAPSIDGLPTEAKSFPESPQPPTAESGDCGEDRADGVVVEGSEASSSAETCASSFPGWIKSPDRGPTGPAGLNFSPVNSNLRDLTPSHTLEPLVAPFRPEAAAGAAAGSTAGTVSLVASQAPFSEGQGQLFYPCSEEGSTLAFSRSLNGDGSGEGGGSAQNPPQKKKVSLLEYRKRQREARRSGSKTECSSPVSTLPPLTVDAFPVALETTSEPPLPPVPTPLCNTTTVKEPQTSEEAEAPGEKGEKEGGEGQWTSSTSVEQARERSYHRALLLSKDKDTDGETEGGDTPALRDCPSPSLQKTPTHTPCSPGPLAPAPSRPAKEEDSDSQPRTPNPTSQPPSKPAAPKPAPLTPTKLHPTPLPSSPVHYPGPSLHSPKPQPQGSPYRSQRALFSPQPQNQPQQPQAQTGPAPFPQYNTQSAPPPPPPPPPAPPASTAYFPSQSPSPAGPFPTFKPAVTPPYPPGSQPLMQTIPHSMHYQSSAAPPPPPPPPPHPMPGPTLLHVNLQPLPIQQHQLLLTTAPPLPPPPQSQTSQQQQQQQQQPPAGSNLLSLTPPPPPPPPPPAPSTTAPMQPHHFQNLGAFQPALLHPGAATNPSVPPSTYPPTLQQTGLPPPPPPPPQQTQQGQAQATASQMPSGTRGAPASSTPFHSSGYLSTGWH
- the kmt2e gene encoding inactive histone-lysine N-methyltransferase 2E isoform X1 codes for the protein MSIVIPVGVDTADTSYLDMAAGSDRPESVEASPVVVEKSSYPHQIYSSSSHHSHSYIGLPYADHNYGARPPPTPPASPPPSMLIRQGEGGLFVPGGQDEASRGTTLSTSEDGSYGADITRCICGFTHDDGYMICCDKCSAWQHIDCMGIDRQNIPETYLCERCQPRHLDRERAILLQTRKRECLSDGDTSATESGDEVPLELYSTFQHTPTTITLTTGRLGNKQTDKKRKKSGDKEPPASSARAKKAFREGSRKSSRVKGAAPEQEPTDHLSLWENKIKTWMERYEEASSNQYSEDVQVLLRVKEQGDGKSLAYNTHPASFKPPVESQVQKNKKILKAVRDLAPDSLIIEYRGKFMLRQQFEANGYFFKRPYPFVLFYSKFDGLEMCVDARSFGNEARFIRRSCTPNSEVRHVIEDGMLHLYIYSLRPITKGTEITIGFDYDYGSCKYKVDCACVKGNQECPVLKHNLEPTENLGSGGRRRGSRKDKETVREDQGQNQNMGLDGEGKSKSVGDGKQRKLSPLRLSISNNQDPELYEDLEDKTSISNEVEMESEEQIAERRRKMANPAEQSHLPVGAASSWKGLIHKEVNSHSQPYSTHLPASPSPNLPETREERKMEAILQAFARMEKREKRREQALERIGSVKTEVGGRSDIKDEHPATPEMVDSPVVMQPLLEVKEEPGLKPAKVKSSRNRKSFSRNRTHIGQQRRRARTISTCSDLAPGSPTESLEPLTNEAAEGETPTAPEPESIPAEAPDSSPPHSSSPAPDRNRNGSKNFKTKKIFLHSFQQHFVSEWVGEKQQDSGAVRTPEPAPERPLRISSDPEVLATQLNALPGMACSPQVYSTPKHYVRFSSPFLANRSPSTPGVPTGRRRSRELPETPPTTGSCKKRWLKQALEEEGSTSPARRPSLLMPTEGPLSPLVNGDSDSPLPYNGTCSLPELPTPLKKRRLSPLDACMSESSTPYGSPCATPTRSDPLETPTTPILLATPPRPRTEEPSTEPLSSTPTQTLNALQESDSSVESSPDVSRKPSVQESSPAVAMVSSKNCNCRPPADRPPSLVSSPSARAPSIDGLPTEAKSFPESPQPPTAESGDCGEDRADGVVVEGSEASSSAETCASSFPGWIKSPDRGPTGPAGLNFSPVNSNLRDLTPSHTLEPLVAPFRPEAAAGAAAGSTAGTVSLVASQAPFSEGQGQLFYPCSEEGSTLAFSRSLNGDGSGEGGGSAQNPPQKKKVSLLEYRKRQREARRSGSKTECSSPVSTLPPLTVDAFPVALETTSEPPLPPVPTPLCNTTTVKEPQTSEEAEAPGEKGEKEGGEGQWTSSTSVEQARERSYHRALLLSKDKDTDGETEGGDTPALRDCPSPSLQKTPTHTPCSPGPLAPAPSRPAKEEDSDSQPRTPNPTSQPPSKPAAPKPAPLTPTKLHPTPLPSSPVHYPGPSLHSPKPQPQGSPYRSQRALFSPQPQNQPQQPQAQTGPAPFPQYNTQSAPPPPPPPPPAPPASTAYFPSQSPSPAGPFPTFKPAVTPPYPPGSQPLMQTIPHSMHYQSSAAPPPPPPPPPHPMPGPTLLHVNLQPLPIQQHQLLLTTAPPLPPPPQSQTSQQQQQQQQQPPAGSNLLSLTPPPPPPPPPPAPSTTAPMQPHHFQNLGAFQPALLHPGAATNPSVPPSTYPPTLQQTGLPPPPPPPPQQTQQGQAQATASQMPSGTRGAPASSTPFHSSGYLSTGWH
- the kmt2e gene encoding inactive histone-lysine N-methyltransferase 2E isoform X3, producing the protein MSIVIPVGVDTADTSYLDMAAGSDRPESVEASPVVVEKSSYPHQIYSSSSHHSHSYIGLPYADHNYGARPPPTPPASPPPSMLIRQGEGGLFVPGGQDEASRGTTLSTSEDGSYGADITRCICGFTHDDGYMICCDKCSAWQHIDCMGIDRQNIPETYLCERCQPRHLDRERAILLQTRKRECLSDGDTSATESGDEVPLELYSTFQHTPTTITLTTGRLGNKQTDKKRKKSGDKEPPASSARAKKAFREGSRKSSRVKGAAPEQEPTDHLSLWENKIKTWMERYEEASSNQYSEDVQVLLRVKEQGDGKSLAYNTHPASFKPPVESQVQKNKKILKAVRDLAPDSLIIEYRGKFMLRQQFEANGYFFKRPYPFVLFYSKFDGLEMCVDARSFGNEARFIRRSCTPNSEVRHVIEDGMLHLYIYSLRPITKGTEITIGFDYDYGSCKYKVDCACVKGNQECPVLKHNLEPTENLGSGGRRRGSRKDKETVREDQGQNQNMGLDGEGKSKSVGDGKQRKLSPLRLSISNNQDPELYEDLEDKTSISNEVEMESEEQIAERRRKMANPAEQSHLPVGAASSWKGLIHKEVNSHSQPYSTHLPASPSPNLPETREERKMEAILQAFARMEKREKRREQALERIGSVKTEVGGRSDIKDEHPATPEMVDSPVVMQPLLEVKEEPGLKPAKVKSSRNRKSFSRNRTHIGQQRRRARTISTCSDLAPGSPTESLEPLTNEAAEGETPTAPEPESIPAEAPDSSPPHSSSPAPDRNRNGSKNFKTKKHFVSEWVGEKQQDSGAVRTPEPAPERPLRISSDPEVLATQLNALPGMACSPQVYSTPKHYVRFSSPFLANRSPSTPGVPTGRRRSRELPETPPTTGSCKKRWLKQALEEEGSTSPARRPSLLMPTEGPLSPLVNGDSDSPLPYNGTCSLPELPTPLKKRRLSPLDACMSESSTPYGSPCATPTRSDPLETPTTPILLATPPRPRTEEPSTEPLSSTPTQTLNALQESDSSVESSPDVSRKPSVQESSPAVAMVSSKNCNCRPPADRPPSLVSSPSARAPSIDGLPTEAKSFPESPQPPTAESGDCGEDRADGVVVEGSEASSSAETCASSFPGWIKSPDRGPTGPAGLNFSPVNSNLRDLTPSHTLEPLVAPFRPEAAAGAAAGSTAGTVSLVASQAPFSEGQGQLFYPCSEEGSTLAFSRSLNGDGSGEGGGSAQNPPQKKKVSLLEYRKRQREARRSGSKTECSSPVSTLPPLTVDAFPVALETTSEPPLPPVPTPLCNTTTVKEPQTSEEAEAPGEKGEKEGGEGQWTSSTSVEQARERSYHRALLLSKDKDTDGETEGGDTPALRDCPSPSLQKTPTHTPCSPGPLAPAPSRPAKEEDSDSQPRTPNPTSQPPSKPAAPKPAPLTPTKLHPTPLPSSPVHYPGPSLHSPKPQPQGSPYRSQRALFSPQPQNQPQQPQAQTGPAPFPQYNTQSAPPPPPPPPPAPPASTAYFPSQSPSPAGPFPTFKPAVTPPYPPGSQPLMQTIPHSMHYQSSAAPPPPPPPPPHPMPGPTLLHVNLQPLPIQQHQLLLTTAPPLPPPPQSQTSQQQQQQQQQPPAGSNLLSLTPPPPPPPPPPAPSTTAPMQPHHFQNLGAFQPALLHPGAATNPSVPPSTYPPTLQQTGLPPPPPPPPQQTQQGQAQATASQMPSGTRGAPASSTPFHSSGYLSTGWH
- the kmt2e gene encoding inactive histone-lysine N-methyltransferase 2E isoform X7, whose protein sequence is MSIVIPVGVDTADTSYLDMAAGSDRPESVEASPVVVEKSSYPHQIYSSSSHHSHSYIGLPYADHNYGARPPPTPPASPPPSMLIRQGEGGLFVPGGQDEASRGTTLSTSEDGSYGADITRCICGFTHDDGYMICCDKCSAWQHIDCMGIDRQNIPETYLCERCQPRHLDRERAILLQTRKRECLSDGDTSATESGDEVPLELYSTFQHTPTTITLTTGRLGNKQTDKKRKKSGDKEPPASSARAKKAFREGSRKSSRVKGAAPEQEPTDHLSLWENKIKTWMERYEEASSNQYSEDVQVLLRVKEQGDGKSLAYNTHPASFKPPVESQVQKNKKILKAVRDLAPDSLIIEYRGKFMLRQQFEANGYFFKRPYPFVLFYSKFDGLEMCVDARSFGNEARFIRRSCTPNSEVRHVIEDGMLHLYIYSLRPITKGTEITIGFDYDYGSCKYKVDCACVKGNQECPVLKHNLEPTENLGSGGRRRGSRKDKETVREDQGQNQNMGLDGEGKSKSVGDGKQRKLSPLRLSISNNQANPAEQSHLPVGAASSWKGLIHKEVNSHSQPYSTHLPASPSPNLPETREERKMEAILQAFARMEKREKRREQALERIGSVKTEVGGRSDIKDEHPATPEMVDSPVVMQPLLEVKEEPGLKPAKVKSSRNRKSFSRNRTHIGQQRRRARTISTCSDLAPGSPTESLEPLTNEAAEGETPTAPEPESIPAEAPDSSPPHSSSPAPDRNRNGSKNFKTKKIFLHSFQQHFVSEWVGEKQQDSGAVRTPEPAPERPLRISSDPEVLATQLNALPGMACSPQVYSTPKHYVRFSSPFLANRSPSTPGVPTGRRRSRELPETPPTTGSCKKRWLKQALEEEGSTSPARRPSLLMPTEGPLSPLVNGDSDSPLPYNGTCSLPELPTPLKKRRLSPLDACMSESSTPYGSPCATPTRSDPLETPTTPILLATPPRPRTEEPSTEPLSSTPTQTLNALQESDSSVESSPDVSRKPSVQESSPAVAMVSSKNCNCRPPADRPPSLVSSPSARAPSIDGLPTEAKSFPESPQPPTAESGDCGEDRADGVVVEGSEASSSAETCASSFPGWIKSPDRGPTGPAGLNFSPVNSNLRDLTPSHTLEPLVAPFRPEAAAGAAAGSTAGTVSLVASQAPFSEGQGQLFYPCSEEGSTLAFSRSLNGDGSGEGGGSAQNPPQKKKVSLLEYRKRQREARRSGSKTECSSPVSTLPPLTVDAFPVALETTSEPPLPPVPTPLCNTTTVKEPQTSEEAEAPGEKGEKEGGEGQWTSSTSVEQARERSYHRALLLSKDKDTDGETEGGDTPALRDCPSPSLQKTPTHTPCSPGPLAPAPSRPAKEEDSDSQPRTPNPTSQPPSKPAAPKPAPLTPTKLHPTPLPSSPVHYPGPSLHSPKPQPQGSPYRSQRALFSPQPQNQPQQPQAQTGPAPFPQYNTQSAPPPPPPPPPAPPASTAYFPSQSPSPAGPFPTFKPAVTPPYPPGSQPLMQTIPHSMHYQSSAAPPPPPPPPPHPMPGPTLLHVNLQPLPIQQHQLLLTTAPPLPPPPQSQTSQQQQQQQQQPPAGSNLLSLTPPPPPPPPPPAPSTTAPMQPHHFQNLGAFQPALLHPGAATNPSVPPSTYPPTLQQTGLPPPPPPPPQQTQQGQAQATASQMPSGTRGAPASSTPFHSSGYLSTGWH